A DNA window from Rhinolophus sinicus isolate RSC01 linkage group LG10, ASM3656204v1, whole genome shotgun sequence contains the following coding sequences:
- the PWWP2A gene encoding PWWP domain-containing protein 2A isoform X3, which produces MQLQSTTFQEGTEVKCEVNGAVPNDPSPVPPPELSLAESLWTSKPPPLFHEGAPYPPPLFIRDTYNQSIPQPPPRKIKRPKRKMYREEPTSIMNAIKLRPRQVLCDKCKNSVVAEKKEIRKGSSASDSSKYEDKKRRNESVTTVNKKLKTDHKVDGKNQNESQKRNAVVKVSNIAHSRGRVVKVSAQANTSKAQLSTKKVLQSKNMDHAKAREVLKIAKEKAQKKQSETSTSKNAHSKVHFTRRYQNPSSGSLPPRVRLKPQRYRNEENDSSLKTGLEKIRSGKMAPKPQSRCTSTRAAGEAPSENQGPSEGPEEASSEVQDTNEVLVTGEQDEPQTLGKKGSKNNISVYMTLNQKKSDSSSASVCSLDSMDDLKSSISECSSESFDFPPGSMHAPSTSSTPSSKEEKKLTNSLKMKVFSKNVSKCVTPDGRTICVGDIVWAKIYGFPWWPARILTITVSRKDNGLLVRQEARISWFGSPTTSFLALSQLSPFLENFQSRFNKKRKGLYRKAITEAAKAAKQLTPEVRALLTQFET; this is translated from the coding sequence ATGCAGCTCCAAAGTACTACATTCCAAGAAGGGACAGAAGTCAAGTGTGAAGTGAATGGTGCTGTTCCCAATGACCCTTCTCCAGTCCCGCCTCCTGAGCTGAGCTTGGCTGAAAGCCTGTGGACTTCCAAACCACCACCTCTCTTCCATGAAGGAGCACCTTATCCTCCCCCTTTGTTTATCAGGGACACATATAACCAATCAATACCTCAGCCACCTCCTCGGAAAATTAAGCGACCCAAACGAAAAATGTACAGGGAAGAACCTACTTCAATAATGAATGCTATTAAACTACGACCCAGGCAAGTCCTGTGTGACAAATGTAAAAACAGTGTTGTtgctgaaaaaaaggaaattaggaaagGTAGTAGTGCAAGTGACTCTTCtaaatatgaagataaaaaacGGAGAAATGAAAGTGTAACTACTGtgaacaaaaaactgaaaactgaccATAAAGTAGATgggaaaaaccaaaatgaaagcCAGAAAAGAAATGCTGTGGTTAAGGTTTCAAATATTGCTCACAGCAGAGGCAGAGTAGTCAAAGTTTCTGCTCAGGCAAATACATCAAAAGCTCAGTTAAGTACTAAAAAAGTGCTCCAGAGTAAGAACATGGATCATGCAAAAGCTCGGGAAGTGTTGAAAATTGccaaagaaaaggcacaaaagaaGCAAAGTGAAACCTCTACGTCCAAAAATGCACATTCAAAAGTCCATTTTACACGTCGATATCAAAATCCTAGCTCAGGTTCCCTTCCACCCCGGGTTCGTTTAAAACCACAAAggtacagaaatgaagaaaatgactcTTCTCTGAAGACAGGACTTGAGAAAATTCGGAGTGGCAAGATGGCTCCCAAGCCCCAGTCTCGTTGCACCTCTACCCGCGCAGCAGGTGAGGCCCCTTCAGAAAATCAGGGTCCCTCAGAAGGCCCTGAAGAGGCCAGCAGTGAGGTTCAGGACACAAATGAAGTGCTTGTGACTGGTGAGCAGGATGAACCACAGACATTGGGCAAAAAGGGCAGCAAAAACAATATCTCTGTTTACATGACCCTAAATCAAAAGAAATCTGACTCATCCAGTGCTTCAGTGTGTAGCCTTGATAGCATGGATGATCTGAAGTCCTCTATCTCCGAGTGTAGTTCTGAAAGCTTTGATTTTCCTCCAGGCAGTATGCACGCACCTTCCACCTCCTCCACACCCTcttcaaaggaagagaaaaagctcACTAATTCCTTGAAAATGAAAGTCTTTTCCAAAAACGTCTCTAAATGCGTCACACCAGATGGCAGGACCATATGTGTAGGGGACATTGTTTGGGCCAAGATATATGGCTTCCCTTGGTGGCCAGCCCGTATTCTTACTATAACTGTGAGCCGGAAAGATAACGGCCTTCTAGTTCGACAGGAGGCCCGTATTTCATGGTTCGGGTCTCCAACAACATCTTTCCTTGCTCTTTCACAACTGTCCCCCTTTTTAGAAAACTTCCAGTCACGCTTTAATAAGAAGAGAAAGGGCCTGTATCGAAAGGCTATCACAGAGGCAGCTAAGGCTGCCAAGCAGCTGACCCCAGAAGTACGGGCTCTGTTGACACAGTTTGAAACGTGA